Proteins from one Salvelinus sp. IW2-2015 unplaced genomic scaffold, ASM291031v2 Un_scaffold2115, whole genome shotgun sequence genomic window:
- the LOC112072986 gene encoding thyrotroph embryonic factor encodes MDIPPPNILEGDDEIEKKKLCSADNGEAGVGGASGGTGGTGIGGVSASLTPAIWEKTIPYDGETFHLEYMDLDEFLQENGIPVTLEEELQKSLAQXETKGTRPPFTTSDTETVTLTLEPAEQEKEEEDGDDEDAVSGFEAAEVEVSKNKKEGKSADRLTPTPIDPEDIEVDINFQPDPTDLVLSSVPGGELFNPRKHKFSDEDLKPQPMIKKAKKVFVPTEQKDDKYWSRRKKNNVAAKRSRDARRLKENQITVRASFLERENAALRLQVAELRKDCGRCKNIMSRYEAKYGPL; translated from the exons AAATAGAGAAGAAGAAGTTGTGCTCTGCCGATAATGGCGAGGCCGGTGTTGGAGGGGCCAGTGGTGGGACTGGAGGTACCGGCATTGGAGGGGTGTCCGCCTCCCTTACCCCTGCCATCTGGGAGAAGACCATCCCCTATGACGGAGAGACCTTCCACTTGGAGTACATGGACCTGGATGAGTTCCTGCAGGAGAATGGCATCCCAGTCACCCTAGAGGAGGAGCTGCAGAAGAGCCTGGCCCAGGWGGAAACCAAGGGGACAAGACCCCCTTTCACCACCTCTGACACAGAGACYGTCACACTCACCTTAGAGCCAGCTGAacaagagaaggaagaagaagatggggacgATGAAGATGCTGTGTCTGGGTTTGAAGCAGCGGAGGTTGAAGtgtctaaaaataaaaaag AGGGGAAGTCTGCAGACCGACTCACACCCACTCCCATCGACCCGGAGGACATTGAGGTGGACATCAACTTCCAGCCGGACCCCACAGACCTGGTGCTGTCCAGYGTGCCTGGGGGTGAGCTGTTCAACCCACGCAAACACAAGTTCTCTGAYGAGGACCTCAAACCACAGCCCATGATcaagaaggccaaaaaggtcTTTGTGCCCACTGAGCAGAAG GACGATAAATACTGGTCGAGGAGGAAGAAGAACAACGTGGCAGCCAAACGTTCACGTGACGCCCGGCGGCTGAAGGAGAACCAAATCACAGTGCGCGCTTCGTTTCTGGAGAGGGAAAATGCAGCGTTGCGGCTACAAGTGGCTGAGTTGCGAAAGGACTGTGGTCGCTGCAAGAACATTATGTCCCGATATGAAGCCAAATACGGACCATTGTAA